The genomic stretch TCAGCTTGCTCCAGAAAAGCCAGTAACCGTTTCCCTAAAGGCTATCTCCCAGGAGAATCAAGCCGTCTTTCCTGCCCCGGCTTAAAGCAATGCAATTAACAGGTGAGCAAAATTAGGGCGTTTCTGAGTTGGCATACTATTGCAAATACACTCAGATTGGCTGAAATAGAACTGTCTGGTTTTGCTTCTATGCCGACTCGCAGATCTACTTGTAGGCGATCGCTGCACTGCACGGTCCCGCCAGGTGAATAACTTCATAGCGTCTGAAGCCTGCTTCCTGACACCAGCTCCAGAAGTCTGCTCCCGTAAAGTCAAACGCATCGCCAAACTCGATCAGCATATTCAGCGACATCATTAATCCAAAAGCATTCTGACGGCGCTGGTCATCAATCAGATTTTCGATTGCGACAAAGGCACCGTTTTCAGGTAAAGCTTCGTAAGCCAGTCGAATCAGATGTTTCTTGTTGTCTAAATTCCAGTCGTGCAAAATCATTCCCATCGTGATCACGTCGGCTTTCGGCAGGGCATCCTCAAAGAAATCACCCGAAACGATCTGAATTCGATCCGATAAACCGTCACGCTCGATCGATTTACGGGCGATCGGTTCGACCTGGGGCAGATCAAACGTGGTGCATTGAAGATGGGAATGCTGCTGCGCTACCAGGCGAGTCAGTAGACCGGAAGCCCCACCTACGTCGCATAGTGTTTTGTAAGGAGAAAAATCAAACTTTTCGGCAAATGCCTGGAAATTGCCGCGAGAAATGCCTGACATAGCGTTGATAAACTGCTCCAGTCTGGCGCTGTCTTCGTAGAGCAGATCAAATATGGGTTTCTGATCATACTTCGTCTCGTTCTGTGGCTTGCCTGTTTTCAGCGCTGGTTCCAGATCGTTCCAGAATTTGAACAGGCGATCGTTGCTCATTTCCAGAATACCGCCGACATAGCTGGGCTGCTGTTTATCCAGAAATAGGGCAGTAGTTTCCGTGTTGTGATAGCGTCCTTCCATTCCGTTACCGTCTCTGCCCAGAAAACCCAGCGCCACCAGTGTATCCAGAAAATCGTAGATACCCCTCGGATGCAGTTCGAGTACCTGTCGCAGTTCCTCTCCCGTCATTGCCCGATCGCCTAAAACGGTGAAAACTTCCAGCTTGACAGCCGTTAACAGAACTTTGGCGGGCAGAAACCCAAAGCCAATTTCAAAAATACGAGCGGGGTCGGGGGCAGGCTGTAAATTCATTACAGCGTTTTTTTCTATGGGGATCGATCGTTCTTGCGTTTGCATTTCAGGAACTCCAGTGAGTCAAATGTTTTTTTAAGCTGATCAATAGCTATGAGTCGTCAGCTATGAGCCGTTAGCTAATGTTCAATATGATTGCGCCATCGCAGGCTGAACTCTGCCATGACATTGCCAGGAATTTGCTGTTGCAGCCAGATTAGAGCAGCGGTTTGATGGGGATAGTTGAACGGATCGTAGTAGCGGCAGGTCTCCGTGAGCATAATGGGCTGATTTGCCTGACGCAGAGCTTTCCAGGTTTGAGTGCCGACGATCCCATCTGCAATGATTGCAAGCCGCTGCTGAAATTGAATCACAGCACGCTCGGTTGCTTGTCCGAACAAGCCATCCACGACCAGACCATAGCCGCAGGTGTTGAGCAACTGTTGCAGCGTCACTACGGCGTTTCCGGAACTGCCTTTTTGAAGAATTGGATCAGCCGCAGGTTTAAGTTGCTCCGTATCGTTAGACTTTTGATTGGTAAACATTTTGCCATCCTCTATCCGTCAATTTTCCGTTGATTTGCGGAATTTAACCTGAGCGGTTTTGAATCTGTTTAATCTGATTTCGTCTCATGCGGATTAGAGTAGGGTGCGATCGGGGAGAACCAGGGGAGATTCATGAGAGAACGGGAGGAGGAGAGCCATGAGAATATTGCTAGTCGAAGACGATCCGGTGCTGGCAGATTTGCTGACCCAATCCCTCACTCAACATCGGTATGCGGTGGACTGGGTTGAGGATGGCGCACTGGGGCTGGAGTATGCTCAGGACGCACAGTATGACCTGATCCTGACGGATGTTGGACTTCCCCGACTGGATGGAATTACCCTTTGCCAACGCCTGCGCGATATTCGCTGCGGAACGCCCGTGCTGATGATGACGGCAAAAGATGCCTCAAACGATCGCATTCGGGGACTGGATGCCGGAGCCGATGACTATCTCACCAAACCGATTAACCTGGAAGAACTCCTGGCACGAGTCCGGGCACTGCTGCGGCGCGGTACCGGAGAACGATCGCCCCTTCTGGAACTGCACGACCTGAAGCTTGACCCGATCGCCTGCACCGTCACCTATGCCAACAAACCCCTGCACCTCACCCCCAAAGAATATGGTCTGCTAGAACTCTTGCTGCGCTATCCGGCTCGCGTCTTCAGCCTGGGCAATATCATTGAACACCTGTGGACGTTCGACGATCCGCCCCTGGAAGAGAGCGTCAAATCCCACATCAAAGGACTCCGCCAAAAGCTCAAAACCGCAGGCGCAGCCAACTGGGTCGAAAACGTCTACGGACTAGGCTATCGCCTCAACCCCCCTAATTCTTCCCCCCTGCCTCTTCCCCCATTCCCTACAACCAAGCCCTCTCAGCCCTCTGGCTCAAACACCACTCCACCATGCTCGATCGCCTCCAGACTCTGAAGCAGGCAGCGGCGGCATTAGAGCAAAATCAGCTTCAGCCAGAACTGCGGTATTCAGCAGAACAGGCAGCCCATAAGCTAGCAGGGGTTTTGGGTATGTTTGAGCGAGATGCAGGCACAGCAGTCGCCCGGCAACTTGAGGATTTGCTATCTGGATCAGAACCGCTGAAGCTAAAGCAAATTCGATCGCTGCTGCACCCGTTAATAGAAATTATCAATACCCCTGTTTCAGAAGTGTCAGCAGTAGAAATATCTGAAACATCACCAGAAGTATCACTAGGAATATCACCAGAAGTATCACCAAAAATATCACTAGAAGCTACAGCAGTCCTGCCGTCATCCAGGTCAGCCATGCTCGATCGCCCCCATGCCTCTGTGCTGGCGGTTGATGATGATCCGGTGATTCTGGAAATGCTCAAGACGGTGCTGGAACCCTGGGGAATTCAGGTGACGGGCTTATCTGATTCGAGTCAATTCTGGCAGACGCTCAGGGCAGTTTCGCCGGATCTGCTGATTTTAGATGTGGAAATGCCCCAAATCGGCGGGATTGATCTCTGTCAGTCACTGCGATCGGAGTTGGAATGGCAGGCATTGCCCGTCGTATTTCTCACCGCTCATCGAGGATCAACCATCATTCAGCAGGTCTTTTCCGTCGGTGCAGATGATTATGTGAGCAAGCCCGTCATGGAGGCAGAGCTGGTTGCCCGAATTAACAATCGGCTGGATCGATCGCGTCTCCTGCAAACCCTTTCCCGTCAGGAACCGATGACCGGGTTACTCAATCAACCTGCATCCAGCCATGCCCTGAAAAACCTTCTGTCTGCTTATCCACAGGGATGTCTACTGCTGTTCCAGATTCAGAACTTACGGCAGATTCAGCGCAGGTATGGTCACGCCGCAGGGCATTTGGTTTTACAGCGATGGGGCAAACTCTTTCAGCAGCGGCTTCCTGACAATTCTGTGATGGGTTACTGGGGGGAGGGGGAATTTGTGGTGGGATTACCTCAGATTTCGGCAGCGCAGGTAACGGAAGCGATCGGCGATTTGTTAGCCGGATTAAAGCAGCAGGTATTTAAAGCCCCTGTTGAGAATCAATTTGTTGAAAAGGTTGGGAAGATAACTGGCAAAATAACCGATCGCTTTCAGGTGCAGTGGGATTGGATGATCGTTTCATTTCCCGATCGGGGACAAACGGTAGAATCACTGTATGA from Leptolyngbya ohadii IS1 encodes the following:
- a CDS encoding peptidoglycan-binding domain-containing protein, whose amino-acid sequence is MFTNQKSNDTEQLKPAADPILQKGSSGNAVVTLQQLLNTCGYGLVVDGLFGQATERAVIQFQQRLAIIADGIVGTQTWKALRQANQPIMLTETCRYYDPFNYPHQTAALIWLQQQIPGNVMAEFSLRWRNHIEH
- a CDS encoding methyltransferase, producing MQTQERSIPIEKNAVMNLQPAPDPARIFEIGFGFLPAKVLLTAVKLEVFTVLGDRAMTGEELRQVLELHPRGIYDFLDTLVALGFLGRDGNGMEGRYHNTETTALFLDKQQPSYVGGILEMSNDRLFKFWNDLEPALKTGKPQNETKYDQKPIFDLLYEDSARLEQFINAMSGISRGNFQAFAEKFDFSPYKTLCDVGGASGLLTRLVAQQHSHLQCTTFDLPQVEPIARKSIERDGLSDRIQIVSGDFFEDALPKADVITMGMILHDWNLDNKKHLIRLAYEALPENGAFVAIENLIDDQRRQNAFGLMMSLNMLIEFGDAFDFTGADFWSWCQEAGFRRYEVIHLAGPCSAAIAYK
- a CDS encoding response regulator, coding for MLDRLQTLKQAAAALEQNQLQPELRYSAEQAAHKLAGVLGMFERDAGTAVARQLEDLLSGSEPLKLKQIRSLLHPLIEIINTPVSEVSAVEISETSPEVSLGISPEVSPKISLEATAVLPSSRSAMLDRPHASVLAVDDDPVILEMLKTVLEPWGIQVTGLSDSSQFWQTLRAVSPDLLILDVEMPQIGGIDLCQSLRSELEWQALPVVFLTAHRGSTIIQQVFSVGADDYVSKPVMEAELVARINNRLDRSRLLQTLSRQEPMTGLLNQPASSHALKNLLSAYPQGCLLLFQIQNLRQIQRRYGHAAGHLVLQRWGKLFQQRLPDNSVMGYWGEGEFVVGLPQISAAQVTEAIGDLLAGLKQQVFKAPVENQFVEKVGKITGKITDRFQVQWDWMIVSFPDRGQTVESLYEAAWTAVEGGRGNERESG
- a CDS encoding response regulator transcription factor, translated to MRILLVEDDPVLADLLTQSLTQHRYAVDWVEDGALGLEYAQDAQYDLILTDVGLPRLDGITLCQRLRDIRCGTPVLMMTAKDASNDRIRGLDAGADDYLTKPINLEELLARVRALLRRGTGERSPLLELHDLKLDPIACTVTYANKPLHLTPKEYGLLELLLRYPARVFSLGNIIEHLWTFDDPPLEESVKSHIKGLRQKLKTAGAANWVENVYGLGYRLNPPNSSPLPLPPFPTTKPSQPSGSNTTPPCSIASRL